One window of the Nocardioides jiangxiensis genome contains the following:
- a CDS encoding TadE/TadG family type IV pilus assembly protein translates to MRWRRSAAEHGASVVDFVLVTVVLLPLVLGILQVALVLHVRNTLTAAASDGARLAATVDRGPADGVRRTREQISGALSARFARDVTARRSVVDGQPGVEVRVVAVVPPLGLWGPATRLELTGHAIEEPS, encoded by the coding sequence ATGCGCTGGCGCAGGTCAGCGGCTGAGCACGGCGCTTCGGTCGTCGACTTCGTGCTGGTGACCGTGGTGCTGTTGCCACTGGTGCTGGGCATCCTCCAGGTCGCGCTGGTGCTCCACGTCCGCAACACGCTCACGGCTGCGGCGTCCGACGGTGCGCGGCTCGCGGCGACCGTCGACCGCGGTCCGGCCGACGGCGTACGCCGCACCCGGGAGCAGATCTCAGGAGCGCTCTCGGCGCGGTTCGCGCGTGACGTGACGGCGCGTCGGTCCGTCGTCGACGGGCAGCCCGGCGTCGAGGTGAGGGTCGTGGCGGTCGTCCCGCCGCTCGGGCTCTGGGGGCCGGCGACCCGGCTCGAGCTCACCGGCCACGCCATCGAGGAGCCCTCGTGA
- a CDS encoding pilus assembly protein TadG-related protein, whose product MSRRAEAGQVTVLVVGFALVLLLAVGVTVDASAAYLQRESLATLADGAALAAADQVQGAPAYDGGLAALAPVDVRTARASVAAHLRAAGAERAHPGIVATVSVVEGRVVVRLRAPLDLPLTVEGLTATTVSAIGSASVVLRGE is encoded by the coding sequence GTGAGCAGGCGCGCGGAGGCCGGGCAGGTCACGGTCCTGGTCGTCGGGTTCGCACTCGTCCTGCTCCTCGCGGTCGGGGTCACCGTGGACGCTTCGGCGGCGTACCTCCAGCGCGAGTCGCTGGCGACGCTGGCCGATGGTGCCGCGCTGGCGGCCGCCGACCAGGTCCAGGGCGCCCCGGCGTACGACGGAGGCCTGGCTGCCCTCGCGCCCGTCGACGTGCGGACGGCGCGGGCGAGCGTTGCCGCGCACCTCCGTGCGGCGGGTGCCGAACGTGCCCACCCCGGCATCGTCGCGACGGTGAGCGTCGTCGAGGGGCGGGTCGTCGTGCGGCTGCGCGCCCCGCTCGACCTCCCGTTGACGGTAGAGGGCCTGACCGCGACGACCGTCAGCGCCATCGGCTCGGCCTCGGTGGTGCTGCGCGGGGAGTGA
- the prfB gene encoding peptide chain release factor 2, which yields MATTDFDTEIKQLQATMRTIEQVLDLGALRAEKEQLEEQVAAPDLWDDQDNAQKVTGRLSALNGEIDRFTGLADRIEDLGVLVEMGQEEGDADTLAEAEAELERIKKSVEALEVRTLLNGEYDAREAIVSVRSGAGGVDAADFAEQLMRMYTRWAERNKYPVEVFDVSYAEEAGIKSAEFAIHAPYAYGTLSVEAGTHRLVRISPFDNQGRRQTSFAAVEVVPVLEQTDNIEVDENDLRVDVFRSGGPGGQSVNTTDSAVRLTHIPTGIVVSCQNEKSQLQNKASAMVVLKAKLLAKKKAEEAALKKDLKGDVAASWGDQMRNYVLNPYQLVKDLRTGQESGNPAAVLDGDIDDFIEAGIRWRRSAS from the coding sequence GTGGCAACCACGGACTTCGACACCGAGATCAAGCAGCTCCAGGCGACGATGCGCACCATCGAGCAGGTGCTCGACCTCGGCGCGCTCCGCGCGGAGAAGGAGCAGCTCGAGGAGCAGGTTGCTGCCCCCGACCTCTGGGACGACCAGGACAACGCGCAGAAGGTGACCGGCCGCCTCTCCGCCCTCAACGGCGAGATCGACCGCTTCACCGGCCTGGCCGACCGCATCGAGGACCTCGGCGTCCTGGTGGAGATGGGCCAGGAGGAGGGCGACGCCGACACCCTCGCCGAGGCGGAGGCCGAGCTCGAGCGGATCAAGAAGTCCGTCGAGGCGCTCGAGGTCCGCACCCTCCTCAACGGTGAGTACGACGCCCGCGAGGCGATCGTCTCCGTCCGCTCCGGCGCCGGTGGCGTCGATGCCGCCGACTTCGCCGAGCAGCTCATGCGCATGTACACGCGCTGGGCGGAGCGCAACAAGTACCCCGTCGAGGTCTTCGACGTCTCCTACGCCGAGGAGGCGGGCATCAAGTCCGCTGAGTTCGCGATCCACGCGCCCTACGCCTACGGCACGCTCTCGGTCGAGGCCGGCACGCACCGTCTCGTCCGCATCTCGCCGTTCGACAACCAGGGCCGCCGCCAGACGTCGTTCGCCGCCGTCGAGGTCGTGCCGGTGCTCGAGCAGACCGACAACATCGAGGTAGACGAGAACGACCTTCGTGTCGACGTCTTCCGCTCCGGCGGTCCGGGTGGCCAGTCGGTCAACACGACCGACTCCGCGGTCCGCCTGACGCACATTCCGACCGGCATCGTGGTCTCCTGCCAGAACGAGAAGTCGCAGCTGCAGAACAAGGCCTCAGCGATGGTCGTCCTCAAGGCGAAGCTCCTCGCGAAGAAGAAGGCCGAGGAGGCCGCGCTCAAGAAGGACCTCAAGGGCGACGTCGCCGCCTCGTGGGGCGACCAGATGCGCAACTACGTCCTCAACCCTTACCAGCTGGTCAAGGACCTGCGCACGGGCCAGGAGTCGGGCAACCCGGCTGCCGTCCTCGACGGCGACATCGACGACTTCATCGAGGCCGGCATCCGCTGGCGCCGCAGCGCCTCCTGA
- a CDS encoding alpha/beta fold hydrolase, whose protein sequence is MERLRVGDLTLAYDVRGDGPPMVLLHGAGERAASWDTVRDALAQRFTTYAVDLRGHGDSDWPGEYRHALIEADVCALLDAVGLSGVVLVGHSLGGNIGFRVAAHRPDLVARLVVEDVIPPWPRTRRVPPRPDRELDYDWDAVPALMGEASTRDDVAWDELGLIVAPTLLVSGGAGSHLPVEKVAEVVARIPDCVMVEIDAGHHVHRREPGQFLSAVLGWLAVRG, encoded by the coding sequence GTGGAGCGGCTCCGCGTCGGTGACCTGACCCTCGCGTACGACGTGCGCGGGGACGGCCCCCCGATGGTGCTGCTCCACGGTGCGGGCGAGCGCGCCGCCAGCTGGGACACGGTGCGTGACGCGCTCGCGCAGCGGTTCACGACGTACGCCGTCGACCTGCGTGGTCACGGCGACAGCGACTGGCCCGGGGAGTACCGCCACGCGTTGATCGAGGCCGACGTCTGCGCCCTGCTCGATGCGGTCGGCCTCTCCGGCGTCGTGCTCGTCGGGCACTCGCTCGGCGGCAACATCGGCTTCCGGGTCGCGGCGCATCGCCCGGACCTGGTCGCGCGCCTGGTCGTCGAGGACGTCATCCCGCCGTGGCCGCGTACGCGGCGGGTGCCGCCGCGACCGGACCGCGAGCTCGACTACGACTGGGACGCCGTTCCGGCGCTGATGGGGGAGGCCTCCACCCGCGACGACGTGGCGTGGGACGAGCTGGGGCTGATCGTCGCGCCGACGCTGCTCGTGAGCGGTGGCGCCGGCTCCCACCTGCCGGTGGAGAAGGTCGCCGAGGTCGTGGCGCGGATCCCCGACTGCGTGATGGTCGAGATCGACGCCGGGCACCATGTCCACCGACGCGAGCCCGGGCAGTTCCTCAGCGCCGTCCTCGGCTGGCTCGCAGTCCGCGGCTGA
- the ftsE gene encoding cell division ATP-binding protein FtsE, whose product MIRFEKVSKTYPGQDHGALEKVSVDIEKGEFVFLVGASGSGKSTFLRLILREQSATDGRVHVAGKDLNRLAGWKVPRLRRQIGTVFQDFRLLQNKTVAENVAFALQVIGKSRADVDRLVPETLELVGLAEKADRMPDELSGGEQQRVAIARAFVNRPMILIADEPTGNLDPATSLGIMKLLDRINRTGTTVIMATHDAGIVDQMRKRVIELANGKVVRDEARGAYGYEN is encoded by the coding sequence GTGATCCGCTTCGAAAAGGTCAGCAAGACGTACCCCGGCCAGGACCATGGTGCGCTCGAGAAGGTGTCGGTCGACATCGAGAAGGGCGAGTTCGTCTTCCTCGTCGGCGCCTCGGGCTCGGGCAAGTCGACGTTCCTGCGGCTGATCCTGCGCGAGCAGAGCGCGACGGACGGCCGCGTGCACGTGGCCGGCAAGGACCTCAACCGGCTCGCCGGCTGGAAGGTCCCGCGTCTGCGCCGCCAGATCGGCACCGTCTTCCAGGACTTCCGCCTCCTCCAGAACAAGACCGTCGCGGAGAACGTCGCGTTCGCGCTCCAGGTGATCGGCAAGTCTCGCGCCGACGTCGACCGCCTCGTCCCCGAGACGCTCGAGCTGGTCGGACTGGCCGAGAAGGCGGACCGCATGCCCGACGAGCTCTCCGGCGGTGAGCAGCAGCGCGTCGCGATCGCGCGCGCCTTCGTCAACCGTCCGATGATCCTCATCGCGGACGAGCCCACCGGAAACCTCGACCCGGCGACGTCGCTCGGCATCATGAAGCTGCTCGACCGGATCAACCGCACCGGCACGACCGTGATCATGGCGACCCACGACGCCGGCATCGTCGACCAGATGCGCAAGCGCGTCATCGAGCTCGCCAACGGCAAGGTCGTGCGCGACGAGGCCCGCGGCGCCTACGGCTACGAGAACTGA
- the ftsX gene encoding permease-like cell division protein FtsX: MQMTYVFTELKQGLRRNVSMHLAVVLTLFVSLTLVGLGALLKLQADHAEEHFGKINQVVVWLCNDASKASTCTGGVTPAQKSAILKVVQDNPEAKGYHVESQQTAFEKTKRLFGQQYQTKLPADFGPDDLRESVWIDLKDRHKADGIMSAVEGLDGVDSIRDSRGLVGPIFKILDRMQIGSLLTAGVLLMAALLLVANTIRLTAYARRREIGIMRLVGAGTLYIMLPFLLEALITAVAGVALAAAALSAFEYFAIVRGVSDLRLMPWVDWTDTLFAIEAAAILGPILTVVPTLLLTRKYLKV, encoded by the coding sequence ATGCAGATGACCTATGTCTTCACCGAGCTCAAGCAGGGCCTGCGTCGCAACGTGTCGATGCACCTCGCCGTCGTCCTCACGCTCTTCGTGTCGCTGACCCTCGTCGGCCTCGGCGCGCTGCTCAAGCTGCAGGCCGACCACGCCGAGGAGCACTTCGGCAAGATCAACCAGGTCGTGGTCTGGCTGTGCAACGACGCGTCGAAGGCCAGCACCTGCACCGGCGGCGTGACGCCCGCGCAGAAGTCCGCGATCCTCAAGGTGGTCCAGGACAACCCGGAGGCGAAGGGCTACCACGTCGAGTCGCAGCAGACCGCCTTCGAGAAGACCAAGCGCCTCTTCGGCCAGCAGTACCAGACCAAGCTTCCTGCGGACTTCGGGCCGGACGACCTGCGTGAGTCGGTCTGGATCGACCTCAAGGACCGTCACAAGGCCGACGGCATCATGAGCGCCGTCGAGGGCCTCGACGGCGTCGACAGCATCCGCGACTCCCGCGGACTCGTCGGCCCGATCTTCAAGATCCTCGACCGGATGCAGATCGGCTCGCTGCTCACGGCGGGCGTGCTGCTGATGGCAGCGCTGCTGCTGGTCGCGAACACGATCCGGCTCACGGCGTACGCACGGCGCCGCGAGATCGGCATCATGCGCCTCGTCGGCGCCGGCACGCTCTACATCATGCTGCCGTTCCTCCTGGAGGCACTCATCACGGCGGTGGCCGGTGTCGCCCTCGCGGCGGCCGCGCTGTCGGCGTTCGAGTACTTCGCGATCGTCCGCGGCGTCAGCGACCTTCGCCTGATGCCGTGGGTCGACTGGACCGACACCCTCTTCGCCATCGAGGCGGCCGCGATCCTCGGGCCGATCCTCACGGTTGTCCCGACACTCCTGTTGACGCGCAAATACCTCAAGGTCTGA
- a CDS encoding M23 family metallopeptidase, with translation MAGPFPFANRPDVTHRRLGALALASVAVMALSTPLASAEDDLKDKQKQVHHQVSRAESDLEDSSATAARATAALHRAEASLHTAKVRLHATQAALHEARLRDQKMQDALDEAVHNLRVAQHDLEEGRQKVAHQKDDIAAFVTSVYEQGDPRLLGFAAVAGAGDPGDMTRAMAFNESYGDREDAVLSALENAEQELAAREAQVEARKAQVAASRAAAAANLVDKEALEKKAASETAHVQSLVDERAAIQHQAAKAKAADRAALAHLKAKEDHIAALLKQRAAAEIRKHGGNYADGPGYLSAPASGPITSPFGWRIHPIWHTRMFHNGIDFGVGCGQPLRAPADGVVVARGGGDWDPSGNYMFIDLGVHGGVGLSTSYSHASRYIVGVGQHVKRGQTIGYVGDTGWATGCHLHWTVKENGVDVDPMKWL, from the coding sequence GTGGCTGGCCCCTTCCCCTTTGCCAACCGTCCCGACGTCACCCATCGCCGCCTGGGCGCGCTCGCGCTCGCGTCCGTGGCCGTGATGGCCCTCTCGACCCCGCTCGCGTCCGCCGAGGACGACCTGAAGGACAAGCAGAAGCAGGTCCACCACCAGGTCTCCCGCGCCGAGTCCGACCTCGAGGACTCGAGCGCGACGGCTGCCCGGGCGACCGCCGCCCTGCACCGCGCCGAGGCCTCGCTGCACACGGCGAAGGTCCGGCTGCACGCGACCCAGGCGGCGCTCCACGAGGCGCGGCTGCGCGACCAGAAGATGCAGGACGCCCTCGACGAGGCGGTCCACAACCTCCGGGTGGCGCAGCACGACCTCGAGGAGGGCCGGCAGAAGGTCGCCCACCAGAAGGACGACATCGCGGCGTTCGTGACCTCCGTCTACGAGCAGGGCGACCCGCGCCTGCTCGGCTTCGCGGCTGTCGCCGGGGCCGGTGACCCGGGCGACATGACGCGAGCGATGGCCTTCAACGAGTCCTACGGCGACCGCGAGGACGCTGTGCTCTCCGCCCTCGAGAACGCCGAGCAGGAGCTCGCCGCGCGTGAGGCGCAGGTCGAGGCACGCAAGGCCCAGGTAGCGGCCAGCCGGGCTGCCGCCGCGGCCAACCTCGTCGACAAGGAGGCGCTGGAGAAGAAGGCCGCGTCGGAGACCGCCCACGTGCAGTCCCTGGTCGACGAGCGTGCGGCCATCCAGCACCAGGCGGCGAAGGCCAAGGCTGCCGACCGCGCCGCCCTGGCCCACCTGAAGGCGAAGGAGGACCACATCGCGGCCCTCCTCAAGCAGCGTGCGGCGGCCGAGATCCGCAAGCACGGCGGCAACTACGCCGATGGGCCCGGCTACCTCTCCGCGCCCGCCAGTGGCCCGATCACCTCGCCCTTCGGCTGGCGCATCCACCCGATCTGGCACACCCGCATGTTCCACAACGGCATCGACTTCGGTGTCGGCTGCGGCCAGCCGCTGCGTGCGCCGGCCGACGGCGTGGTCGTCGCCCGCGGCGGCGGCGACTGGGACCCCTCGGGCAACTACATGTTCATCGACCTGGGCGTCCATGGGGGTGTCGGCCTCTCCACGAGCTACAGCCACGCCTCGCGCTACATCGTCGGCGTCGGGCAGCACGTCAAGCGCGGCCAGACCATCGGCTACGTCGGCGACACCGGCTGGGCGACCGGCTGCCACCTGCACTGGACGGTCAAGGAGAACGGCGTCGACGTCGACCCGATGAAGTGGCTCTGA
- the smpB gene encoding SsrA-binding protein SmpB, which produces MAREQGTKPIAQNKKARHDYHIDETWEAGMVLMGTEVKSLRQGRASLVDGFAEIENGEVFLLHVHIPEYLNGTWTNHAARRRRKLLLNRSEITRIERKLGDKGYTLVPLQLYFKDGRAKVEIALARGKKAYDKRHTLAEKQANREKEQAVQRRLKGYKD; this is translated from the coding sequence ATGGCCAGGGAACAGGGCACCAAGCCCATCGCGCAGAACAAGAAGGCGCGGCACGACTACCACATCGACGAGACGTGGGAGGCGGGCATGGTGCTGATGGGGACCGAGGTGAAGTCGCTGCGTCAGGGGCGTGCCTCCCTGGTCGACGGCTTCGCGGAGATCGAGAACGGCGAGGTCTTCCTCCTCCACGTCCACATCCCCGAGTACCTCAACGGGACCTGGACCAACCATGCCGCCCGGCGCCGCCGCAAGCTGCTCCTGAACCGGTCGGAGATCACCAGGATCGAGCGGAAGCTGGGCGACAAGGGCTACACGCTGGTGCCTCTCCAGCTCTACTTCAAGGACGGCCGCGCCAAGGTCGAGATCGCGCTCGCGCGCGGCAAGAAGGCCTACGACAAGCGCCACACGCTCGCCGAGAAGCAGGCCAACCGCGAGAAGGAGCAGGCCGTCCAGCGGCGGCTGAAGGGCTACAAGGACTGA
- a CDS encoding HIT family protein, with protein sequence MDCVFCSIVAGETPAEVVLETEALLAFLDRRPVFKGHVLLVPKEHHVTLPDLPAELRDPFLAAAQRLATAMVAGLGAQGSFVAMNNTVSQSVPHLHCHVVPRTKGDGLRGFFWPRRPYADGEPAAYAERLRSVL encoded by the coding sequence ATGGACTGCGTGTTCTGTTCCATCGTGGCAGGGGAGACCCCGGCGGAGGTCGTGCTCGAGACCGAGGCCCTGCTTGCGTTCCTCGACCGGAGGCCCGTCTTCAAGGGGCACGTCCTGCTGGTGCCGAAGGAGCACCACGTCACGCTTCCCGACCTGCCGGCGGAGCTCCGCGACCCGTTCCTCGCGGCCGCGCAGAGGCTCGCCACGGCGATGGTCGCCGGGCTCGGCGCCCAGGGCAGCTTCGTCGCCATGAACAACACGGTCTCCCAGTCGGTGCCACACCTGCACTGCCACGTCGTGCCGCGCACGAAGGGCGACGGGTTGCGGGGCTTCTTCTGGCCCCGGCGACCGTACGCCGACGGCGAGCCCGCGGCGTACGCGGAGAGGCTTCGCTCGGTGCTCTGA
- a CDS encoding SDR family NAD(P)-dependent oxidoreductase, which yields MGRYDGRVVLVTGAARGLGFAMAQRFADEGAAVAIVDLNEEDAAAAAAKLPKAIGIGCDVADRAAVEAAVERTVAELGGLHVLVNNAGITRDNLLFKMTDTDWDLVMNVHLKGAFLMAQTAQKIFTAQRYGKILNLSSISAYGNRGQANYSAAKAGVQGFTKTLGKELGKFGINVNAIAPGFIVTEMTEATARRLGMEPEEFFKLNADHNPVGRVGQPEDIAAAAAFLCSDEASYITGQTLNVCGGAAIH from the coding sequence ATGGGTCGTTACGACGGACGCGTCGTGCTGGTGACCGGTGCCGCGCGCGGTCTCGGTTTCGCGATGGCGCAGCGCTTCGCCGACGAGGGTGCCGCGGTCGCGATCGTGGACCTCAACGAGGAGGACGCCGCCGCGGCGGCGGCCAAGCTGCCGAAGGCGATCGGCATCGGCTGCGACGTCGCCGACCGCGCCGCGGTCGAGGCGGCGGTCGAGCGCACGGTCGCCGAGCTCGGCGGGCTGCACGTGCTGGTCAACAACGCCGGCATCACTCGCGACAACCTGCTCTTCAAGATGACCGACACGGACTGGGACCTGGTCATGAACGTGCACCTGAAGGGCGCGTTCCTGATGGCCCAGACGGCGCAGAAGATCTTCACCGCTCAGCGCTACGGCAAGATCCTCAACCTCTCCTCGATCAGCGCCTACGGCAACCGCGGCCAGGCCAACTACTCGGCAGCCAAGGCCGGCGTCCAGGGCTTCACCAAGACCCTCGGCAAGGAGCTCGGCAAGTTCGGGATCAACGTCAACGCCATCGCGCCCGGCTTCATCGTCACCGAGATGACGGAGGCGACGGCCCGTCGTCTGGGCATGGAGCCGGAGGAGTTCTTCAAGCTCAACGCCGACCACAACCCGGTCGGCCGGGTGGGCCAGCCGGAGGACATCGCGGCTGCCGCGGCGTTCCTCTGCAGCGACGAGGCGTCGTACATCACAGGGCAGACGCTGAACGTCTGCGGCGGCGCCGCCATCCACTGA
- a CDS encoding C40 family peptidase, with amino-acid sequence MPAISRMRSLVVLPFVMLALCLGLVATTVSTAPKADAALTRSAKILNGLTIAKHQQGDPYSYGSAGPGRFDCSGLVYYSMRKAGISVPRSSGAQAGATRRISKSNMKPGDLMFFSSGGHVYHVAIFVGWKDGHRRMIDAPKSGDHVRIRAPWTSDWYAGTLR; translated from the coding sequence ATGCCTGCGATCTCCCGCATGCGCAGCCTCGTCGTGCTGCCGTTCGTCATGCTCGCCCTGTGCCTCGGCCTGGTCGCCACCACCGTCTCGACCGCCCCGAAGGCCGACGCCGCGCTCACGCGCTCGGCGAAGATCCTCAACGGACTCACCATCGCCAAGCACCAGCAGGGCGACCCGTACAGCTACGGCTCGGCCGGCCCCGGTCGCTTCGACTGCTCGGGCCTGGTCTACTACTCGATGCGCAAGGCGGGCATCTCCGTGCCGCGCTCCTCGGGCGCCCAGGCCGGCGCCACGCGCCGCATCAGCAAGTCCAACATGAAGCCCGGCGACCTGATGTTCTTCAGCTCGGGCGGCCACGTCTACCACGTCGCGATCTTCGTCGGCTGGAAGGACGGCCACCGCCGCATGATCGACGCGCCCAAGTCGGGCGACCACGTGCGCATCCGCGCGCCGTGGACCTCCGACTGGTACGCCGGCACCCTTCGCTGA
- a CDS encoding DUF3048 domain-containing protein, with translation MRLSVAATLAASVVLAGCGGSTGNGDTGSSDKPSSSAPAAQPETWPLTGLRVPDGRSPESPAYIVKIDNTGASAPQYGLGKADMVVEELVEGGITRLAAFFQSQLPTKVGPVRSMRLTDIGVAKPLGAEIVTSGAAVPTLNGLREAGVKFADMSNPAVVRDYDGSHDYLHSVVANLQKLAAQQKHPARPVDYLPFGDAKGMAGGKPATAIDARMSAARTAHWQLMGHKYVLQNGYMPDGDVFKADTVITCMVRTSLAPYLDPAGNPVPVSHFEGKGQAIIFHDGKAVRVTWKKPKVGDTVTFVTKSGAQFKVPAGRTWLHLVPSSGGSVSFR, from the coding sequence ATGCGCCTGTCCGTTGCCGCCACCCTCGCCGCGAGCGTCGTCCTCGCCGGCTGTGGAGGGTCGACCGGCAACGGTGACACCGGCTCGAGCGACAAGCCCTCCAGCAGTGCGCCCGCTGCCCAGCCCGAGACCTGGCCGCTGACCGGCCTCCGTGTCCCGGACGGCCGCTCGCCCGAGTCGCCTGCCTACATCGTGAAGATCGACAACACCGGCGCAAGCGCCCCGCAGTACGGGCTCGGCAAGGCCGACATGGTCGTCGAGGAGCTCGTCGAGGGCGGCATCACGCGCCTCGCGGCGTTCTTCCAGTCGCAGCTGCCGACGAAGGTCGGCCCGGTCCGCTCGATGCGCCTGACCGACATCGGTGTGGCGAAGCCGCTGGGTGCCGAGATCGTGACGTCGGGCGCCGCCGTGCCCACGCTCAACGGGCTGCGTGAGGCCGGTGTGAAGTTCGCCGACATGAGCAACCCGGCGGTCGTGCGCGACTACGACGGCTCGCACGACTACCTGCACAGTGTCGTGGCCAACCTGCAGAAGCTCGCCGCCCAGCAGAAGCACCCCGCGCGTCCGGTCGACTACCTGCCCTTCGGGGACGCGAAGGGCATGGCGGGCGGCAAGCCGGCCACGGCGATCGACGCGCGGATGTCGGCTGCCCGTACGGCGCACTGGCAGCTCATGGGCCACAAGTACGTGCTGCAGAACGGCTACATGCCCGACGGCGACGTCTTCAAGGCCGACACCGTCATCACCTGCATGGTGAGGACCTCGCTGGCGCCGTACCTGGACCCGGCCGGCAACCCGGTGCCGGTCTCGCACTTCGAGGGCAAGGGCCAGGCGATCATCTTCCACGACGGCAAGGCCGTGCGCGTGACGTGGAAGAAGCCGAAGGTCGGTGACACGGTCACGTTCGTGACCAAGTCGGGTGCGCAGTTCAAGGTGCCCGCCGGTCGCACCTGGCTTCACCTGGTGCCGAGCAGCGGGGGCAGCGTCAGCTTCCGCTGA
- a CDS encoding TetR/AcrR family transcriptional regulator — protein sequence MSRTAGGGRSKISLPGVSTVAGVTGISRRQQYSAATRRALLRAAEQLFAVRGYAATSLDAIVSEAKVTKGALYHHFSGKQGIFEAVLSDLEDQAARSITRAMKGAKDPWDQARAGLTAFLEVLREPAYSRLVVHEAPTVLGPQRFAEQQERSTFAVVRDVVSGVLSGDALGVDSQMQETFSRIFFGALAAAGDAIVESTDPSAATQRVEAAFGILLDGMRSLVGTTDRADGDEAVSGS from the coding sequence GTGAGCAGAACAGCAGGCGGTGGACGGTCCAAGATCTCCCTTCCGGGCGTCTCGACCGTGGCCGGCGTCACGGGCATCAGCCGCCGCCAGCAGTACTCCGCCGCCACGCGCCGCGCCCTCCTCCGGGCAGCAGAGCAGCTCTTCGCCGTCCGCGGGTACGCCGCCACCTCGCTCGACGCGATCGTCTCCGAGGCGAAGGTGACCAAGGGCGCGCTCTATCACCACTTCTCCGGCAAGCAGGGCATCTTCGAGGCCGTCCTCTCCGACCTCGAGGACCAGGCCGCGCGCAGCATCACCCGGGCCATGAAGGGCGCGAAGGACCCGTGGGACCAGGCACGTGCCGGTCTCACGGCGTTCCTGGAGGTGCTGCGCGAGCCGGCCTACAGCCGCCTGGTCGTCCACGAGGCACCGACGGTGCTCGGCCCGCAGCGGTTCGCCGAGCAGCAGGAGCGATCGACGTTCGCGGTCGTCCGCGACGTCGTCTCGGGGGTCCTGAGCGGCGACGCGCTGGGCGTCGACTCCCAGATGCAGGAGACCTTCTCGCGAATCTTCTTCGGTGCGCTGGCAGCGGCCGGTGATGCCATCGTCGAGAGCACCGACCCCTCCGCCGCCACCCAGCGGGTGGAGGCGGCGTTCGGGATCCTGCTCGACGGCATGCGGTCGCTCGTCGGCACGACGGATCGTGCCGACGGCGACGAGGCGGTCAGCGGAAGCTGA
- a CDS encoding DUF3039 domain-containing protein, producing the protein MSTPIGFTQLDVVEDRETLSVEDGDHERFSHFVPKEKLTEAMVLGTPVVALCGKVWVPSRAPEKFPVCPECKEIWESIEHDGDDS; encoded by the coding sequence GTGAGCACGCCCATCGGATTCACCCAGCTCGACGTCGTCGAAGACCGCGAGACGCTGTCGGTCGAGGACGGCGACCACGAGCGGTTCAGCCACTTCGTCCCCAAGGAGAAGCTGACCGAGGCGATGGTCCTGGGGACGCCGGTCGTCGCCCTGTGCGGCAAGGTGTGGGTCCCCAGCCGCGCCCCGGAGAAGTTCCCGGTCTGCCCGGAGTGCAAGGAGATCTGGGAGTCGATCGAGCACGACGGGGACGACTCTTGA